The Brachybacterium huguangmaarense genome contains a region encoding:
- a CDS encoding undecaprenyl-diphosphate phosphatase codes for MTLLTAVLLGLVQGLTEFLPISSSAHLRVVGELLMPGREPGAAFTAIIQLGTETAVLLYFWRDIVRIISRWCRALVGRLPQSDPDVRMGWLVIIGSIPIGVLGLLFEDQIDHSLRNLYITAVMLIAFGLLLGAADRFAPQKKELTDLTVRDGVLFGFAQALALIPGVSRSGGTITAGRLLGYERPAATRYAFLLAVPAVFASGLYKAYQEVPPLLSADGRAAAAAAGEPSLVAILVATVVSFGVGYAVIAWFMRFIEHRSLAVFVIYRVAAGVLLLVLLGSGVIDPLAGSTS; via the coding sequence ATGACCCTCCTCACCGCCGTCCTGCTCGGCCTCGTCCAGGGCCTGACCGAGTTCCTCCCCATCTCCTCGAGCGCGCACCTGCGCGTCGTCGGCGAGCTGCTGATGCCGGGCCGCGAGCCCGGCGCCGCCTTCACCGCGATCATCCAGCTGGGCACGGAGACCGCCGTGCTCCTGTACTTCTGGCGCGACATCGTGCGCATCATCTCGCGCTGGTGCCGGGCGCTCGTCGGCCGCCTCCCGCAGTCGGACCCCGACGTGCGCATGGGCTGGCTCGTCATCATCGGCTCGATCCCCATCGGGGTGCTCGGCCTCCTCTTCGAGGACCAGATCGACCACTCCCTGCGCAACCTGTACATCACCGCCGTGATGCTCATCGCCTTCGGACTCCTGCTCGGCGCCGCGGACCGCTTCGCGCCCCAGAAGAAGGAGCTCACCGACCTGACCGTGCGCGACGGCGTGCTGTTCGGCTTCGCGCAGGCGCTCGCGCTGATCCCGGGCGTCTCGCGCTCGGGCGGCACCATCACCGCGGGCCGCCTGCTCGGCTACGAGCGCCCCGCCGCGACCCGGTACGCCTTCCTGCTGGCCGTGCCCGCCGTGTTCGCCTCGGGGCTCTACAAGGCCTACCAGGAGGTCCCGCCGCTGCTGAGCGCCGACGGTCGGGCCGCGGCGGCCGCCGCCGGGGAGCCCTCGCTCGTCGCGATCCTGGTCGCGACCGTCGTCTCCTTCGGCGTGGGCTACGCCGTGATCGCCTGGTTCATGCGCTTCATCGAGCACCGCTCGCTCGCCGTGTTCGTGATCTACCGGGTCGCCGCCGGGGTGCTGCTGCTCGTGCTGCTCGGCAGCGGCGTGATCGACCCGCTGGCCGGCTCGACGTCCTGA
- a CDS encoding site-2 protease family protein codes for MSAPTLRIGALPPIQVSGGTLVTVALLAVIVYPALAARGDLGPTTALTVAVLIGVFVIVSVLLHEAAHALTAHAFGARVEHIALTLWGGHTQYRAGAMGSFASAVVSLAGPATNAVLALLATALGPLVAAQPALAVFVAYGGILNWGLAIFNLLPGLPMDGGRAVEAILGGVLRRPALGTRITAWIGRAIAVAVLVIPLVRLARSPGSVDLLLLVWAVIIGTTLWQGATAALRGARLEGRMQELDPTSLARPVLVVPSGTALSELPAGIDPGAVLVLDPDGQGRALDPTALASVPPAARGATPVGAVSRGIGRVVAVPADIAGALLVEQVMDDPRSLRLLVDAQGRPRGLLSPDDLARHLQQR; via the coding sequence ATGAGTGCTCCCACCCTGAGGATCGGGGCCCTGCCGCCGATCCAGGTCTCCGGGGGCACCCTCGTCACGGTCGCCCTGCTCGCGGTCATCGTGTACCCCGCGCTCGCGGCCCGGGGCGACCTGGGCCCGACGACGGCCCTGACCGTGGCCGTGCTCATCGGGGTGTTCGTGATCGTCTCGGTCCTGCTCCACGAGGCCGCGCACGCGCTGACCGCCCACGCCTTCGGCGCTCGCGTCGAGCACATCGCGCTGACCCTGTGGGGCGGGCACACCCAGTACCGGGCCGGGGCGATGGGGTCCTTCGCCTCCGCCGTCGTCTCGCTCGCCGGCCCCGCGACCAACGCCGTGCTCGCGCTGCTCGCGACCGCGCTCGGCCCCCTCGTCGCGGCCCAGCCGGCGCTCGCGGTGTTCGTCGCCTACGGGGGCATCCTCAACTGGGGGCTCGCGATCTTCAACCTCCTTCCCGGCCTGCCCATGGACGGCGGACGGGCCGTCGAGGCCATCCTGGGCGGCGTGCTGCGCCGCCCCGCGCTCGGCACCCGCATCACCGCCTGGATCGGACGCGCCATCGCCGTCGCCGTGCTCGTGATCCCGCTCGTCCGCCTCGCCCGCAGCCCCGGCTCGGTGGACCTGCTGCTGCTCGTGTGGGCCGTGATCATCGGCACGACCCTGTGGCAGGGTGCGACCGCCGCGCTGCGCGGAGCCCGCCTCGAGGGGCGCATGCAGGAGCTCGATCCGACGAGCCTCGCCCGCCCGGTGCTCGTCGTGCCCTCGGGCACTGCGCTGTCCGAGCTGCCCGCCGGCATCGACCCCGGAGCCGTGCTGGTCCTCGACCCCGACGGCCAGGGCCGGGCGCTCGACCCGACCGCGCTCGCCTCCGTGCCCCCGGCCGCGCGCGGCGCCACGCCCGTCGGCGCCGTGAGCCGCGGCATCGGCCGCGTGGTCGCGGTGCCCGCCGACATCGCGGGGGCGCTGCTCGTCGAGCAGGTGATGGACGACCCGCGCTCCCTGCGCCTCCTGGTCGACGCACAGGGCCGCCCGCGGGGCCTGCTGAGCCCCGACGACCTCGCCCGCCACCTCCAGCAGCGCTGA
- the mshC gene encoding cysteine--1-D-myo-inosityl 2-amino-2-deoxy-alpha-D-glucopyranoside ligase, which translates to MIAWTSPAVEPLPASGRLPRLHDTRTGEVREVRPLVEGHARLYVCGITPYDSTHLGHAATYHAADLMRRACLDTGLEVSFAENVTDVDDPLFERADRDGVHWEDLAREQSELFAGDMEALRIIAPDTYRSVSEAMDEIVATVTRIVERGRAYQVPTPEAEGDDWYHDLSIDGTLGDVCGWDREQMAAVFADRGGDPERAGKRDAFDPLLWRAAREGEPSWDAPVLGRGRPGWHVECVSIAEEGLGLPFDVQTGGSDLIFPHHDMSASHAAALGSGFATVYPHAGMVAYEGEKMSKSLGNLVFVSRLVAAGVDPMAIRLVLMAHHYRSDWEWTDDELVTAQLRLDAYRAAAAAEGAADATVVEQLRDALRDDLDTPRALRILDAWAERVRSGSAAGPRQTGTQAAEDVAAALDALFGIALATA; encoded by the coding sequence GTGATCGCCTGGACCAGCCCTGCCGTCGAGCCCCTTCCCGCGAGCGGAAGGCTGCCGCGCCTGCACGACACCCGCACCGGTGAGGTGCGCGAGGTGAGACCGCTCGTCGAGGGCCACGCCCGGCTCTACGTGTGCGGCATCACCCCCTACGACTCGACCCACCTCGGCCACGCCGCGACCTACCACGCGGCCGACCTCATGCGCCGGGCCTGCCTCGACACCGGCCTCGAGGTCTCGTTCGCCGAGAACGTGACCGACGTCGACGACCCTCTGTTCGAGCGCGCCGACCGCGACGGCGTGCACTGGGAGGACCTCGCCCGTGAGCAGTCCGAGCTGTTCGCCGGCGACATGGAGGCGCTGCGGATCATCGCTCCCGACACCTACCGCTCCGTCTCCGAGGCGATGGACGAGATCGTCGCGACCGTCACCCGCATCGTCGAGCGCGGCCGCGCCTACCAGGTCCCGACGCCCGAGGCCGAGGGCGACGACTGGTACCACGACCTCTCGATCGACGGCACCCTCGGCGACGTGTGCGGATGGGACCGCGAGCAGATGGCGGCGGTCTTCGCCGACCGCGGCGGGGACCCCGAGCGGGCCGGCAAGCGCGACGCCTTCGACCCGCTCCTGTGGCGCGCCGCCCGCGAGGGCGAGCCGTCGTGGGACGCCCCGGTGCTGGGCCGGGGACGCCCGGGCTGGCACGTCGAGTGCGTGTCGATCGCCGAGGAGGGGCTCGGCCTGCCCTTCGACGTGCAGACCGGCGGCAGCGACCTGATCTTCCCCCACCACGACATGAGCGCCTCCCATGCCGCCGCGCTCGGCTCGGGCTTCGCGACCGTCTACCCGCACGCCGGCATGGTCGCCTACGAGGGCGAGAAGATGAGCAAGTCCCTCGGCAACCTCGTGTTCGTCTCCCGACTGGTCGCCGCGGGCGTCGACCCGATGGCGATCCGCCTGGTGCTCATGGCCCACCACTACCGCAGCGACTGGGAGTGGACCGACGACGAGCTCGTCACCGCCCAGCTCCGGCTCGACGCCTACCGGGCGGCGGCCGCCGCGGAGGGCGCCGCGGACGCGACCGTCGTCGAGCAGCTGCGCGACGCGCTGCGCGACGACCTCGACACCCCGCGCGCCCTGCGCATCCTCGACGCGTGGGCCGAGCGGGTGCGCTCGGGCTCCGCCGCCGGGCCGCGGCAGACGGGCACGCAGGCCGCCGAGGACGTGGCCGCCGCGCTCGACGCCCTCTTCGGCATCGCGCTGGCCACCGCCTGA
- a CDS encoding Gfo/Idh/MocA family protein: MPLKIAIMSCAHPHAAGYTAHLEGREDVDVVVADPDGFADVPAARVVGTVDEAWRAWPEGPDAIVVTSANAHHRDLVLEAARRGVHVLCEKPLATSVADAEAMVEACREAGVVLMTAFPVHFAPAVAALRGAIEDGSLGEVIGFTGTNNGKLPSGRDWFTDVDLAGGGAMVDHTVHLAQILDTIMGPPASVYATTNRILHAPRAGEGAETGGLVTLTYPSGVVATIDCSWSQPDDAPTWGGLTLQAVGTGGQLQIDAFAQHVGGPGTWIPYGVDTDAMLLDAFVDAVRSGETAEPSGEVGLRTVRVVAAAQESVRTGQVVELPGA; this comes from the coding sequence ATGCCGCTGAAGATCGCGATCATGAGCTGCGCGCACCCGCACGCGGCCGGGTACACGGCGCACCTCGAGGGACGCGAGGACGTCGACGTCGTCGTCGCCGATCCCGACGGCTTCGCCGACGTGCCCGCCGCGCGCGTGGTGGGGACCGTCGACGAGGCGTGGCGGGCCTGGCCGGAGGGCCCGGACGCGATCGTCGTGACGAGCGCGAACGCCCACCACCGCGACCTCGTGCTCGAGGCCGCGCGGCGCGGCGTGCACGTGCTGTGCGAGAAGCCCCTGGCCACGTCCGTCGCGGACGCCGAGGCCATGGTCGAGGCGTGCCGCGAGGCCGGCGTCGTGCTCATGACGGCCTTCCCCGTGCACTTCGCGCCCGCCGTCGCGGCGCTGCGCGGCGCGATCGAGGACGGCTCGCTCGGCGAGGTCATCGGCTTCACCGGCACCAACAACGGCAAGCTCCCGAGCGGCCGGGACTGGTTCACCGACGTCGACCTCGCCGGCGGCGGCGCCATGGTCGACCACACCGTGCACCTGGCCCAGATCCTCGACACGATCATGGGGCCGCCCGCGAGCGTGTACGCGACGACCAACCGCATCCTGCACGCCCCCCGCGCAGGCGAGGGCGCGGAGACCGGCGGCCTGGTCACGCTCACCTATCCCTCGGGCGTGGTCGCCACGATCGACTGCTCGTGGTCGCAGCCGGACGACGCCCCCACCTGGGGCGGCCTCACGCTGCAGGCCGTCGGCACGGGCGGCCAGCTGCAGATCGACGCCTTCGCCCAGCACGTCGGCGGCCCGGGCACCTGGATCCCCTACGGCGTCGACACCGACGCGATGCTGCTCGACGCCTTCGTCGACGCCGTGCGGTCGGGTGAGACGGCCGAGCCCTCGGGCGAGGTCGGGCTGCGGACCGTGCGCGTGGTCGCCGCCGCGCAGGAGTCGGTGCGGACCGGCCAGGTGGTCGAGCTGCCCGGCGCCTGA
- a CDS encoding phospholipase D-like domain-containing protein: MTNPPSTALARARRFAARTALVGAGSLLAAQLAVVGTLGTVDAVKERGRKKRDAPRPGTFHAQVEDSRLSVYTSGDTLYDDMIEAIDAAQTSIQLETFIWKGDEIGQRFLDAFNRAADRGVRVHVIYDGFANLVVRPSFFRQFSDRVDVWRMPVVRWRFWQGVIRHTGVNHSKILVVDDAIAFVGGYNIGSLYARQWRDTHVRVVGPAVWGLRNSVSRKWNADRRRDDQIAWVPAHSWEPEVRVASNVPLQLVYPIRGLYLTAIEQAQHHIYITTPYFVPDQQILAALVDAARRGVDVRVILPKESNHIVADWVSRGFYGEMLDAGITILLYRAAMIHAKTATIDGQWSTVGTANIDRLSLSFNYETNVEIIDASFAAEIEKIFAADSEHCDVLTSPDWRDRHPMARVAEAILSPLRTLL; encoded by the coding sequence ATGACGAATCCCCCCAGCACCGCCCTGGCCCGAGCACGCCGATTCGCCGCGAGGACGGCCCTGGTCGGGGCCGGGAGCCTGCTCGCCGCGCAGCTCGCGGTGGTCGGGACCCTGGGCACGGTCGACGCCGTCAAGGAGCGCGGGCGCAAGAAGCGCGACGCCCCGCGCCCGGGCACCTTCCACGCGCAGGTCGAGGACTCAAGGCTGAGCGTGTACACCTCGGGCGACACCCTGTACGACGACATGATCGAGGCGATCGACGCCGCGCAGACGTCGATCCAGTTGGAGACCTTCATCTGGAAGGGCGACGAGATCGGCCAGCGCTTCCTCGACGCCTTCAACCGCGCCGCCGACCGCGGCGTGCGCGTCCATGTCATCTACGACGGCTTCGCGAACCTCGTCGTGCGCCCCTCCTTCTTCCGGCAGTTCTCCGACCGGGTCGACGTGTGGCGCATGCCCGTGGTGCGGTGGCGGTTCTGGCAGGGCGTGATCCGCCACACCGGCGTCAACCACTCCAAGATCCTGGTCGTGGACGACGCGATCGCCTTCGTCGGCGGCTACAACATCGGATCCCTGTACGCCCGTCAGTGGCGCGACACGCACGTGCGCGTGGTCGGGCCCGCCGTGTGGGGGCTGCGCAACTCGGTCTCCCGCAAGTGGAACGCCGACCGCCGCCGCGACGACCAGATCGCCTGGGTGCCCGCCCACAGCTGGGAGCCCGAGGTCCGGGTCGCCTCGAACGTGCCCCTCCAGCTCGTCTACCCGATCCGCGGCCTCTACCTCACCGCGATCGAGCAGGCTCAGCACCACATCTACATCACGACCCCGTACTTCGTGCCCGACCAGCAGATCCTCGCCGCGCTCGTCGACGCCGCGCGCCGCGGGGTCGACGTGCGGGTGATCCTGCCCAAGGAGTCCAATCACATCGTGGCCGACTGGGTGTCCCGCGGCTTCTATGGGGAGATGCTCGACGCCGGGATCACGATCCTGCTCTACCGGGCCGCGATGATCCACGCCAAGACCGCGACGATCGACGGCCAGTGGTCCACCGTGGGCACCGCCAACATCGACCGCCTCTCGCTCTCCTTCAACTACGAGACCAACGTCGAGATCATCGATGCGAGCTTCGCCGCCGAGATCGAGAAGATCTTCGCGGCCGACTCGGAGCACTGCGACGTGCTCACCTCGCCCGACTGGCGCGACCGTCACCCGATGGCACGGGTCGCCGAGGCGATCCTGTCGCCGCTGCGCACCCTGCTGTGA
- a CDS encoding DUF6328 family protein — protein MASHDDRGSEDARRDAAAPPPHYERDEPRSVQLDRNWNELLQEIRVLQTSSQILAAFLIVLPFQSRFDQLDAFEVGWYLGLLVLALVIVALLLTPVSVHRALFRRLEKDEIVDAANRVVRVALVLLALLLVGVAVLIFGFVLGLGAAAIAGGALLVLALGLQLLYPRMLRRGR, from the coding sequence ATGGCATCCCATGACGACCGCGGGAGCGAGGACGCCCGCCGCGACGCCGCGGCCCCGCCGCCGCACTACGAGCGCGACGAGCCCCGGTCCGTCCAGCTGGACCGGAACTGGAACGAGCTGCTGCAGGAGATCCGGGTCCTCCAGACCAGCTCGCAGATCCTCGCCGCCTTCCTGATCGTGCTGCCCTTCCAGTCGCGCTTCGACCAGCTCGACGCCTTCGAGGTCGGCTGGTACCTGGGCCTGCTCGTGCTCGCGCTCGTCATCGTCGCGCTGCTGCTGACGCCCGTGAGCGTGCACCGCGCCCTGTTCCGCCGCCTGGAGAAGGACGAGATCGTCGATGCCGCCAACCGGGTCGTGCGGGTGGCCCTCGTGCTGCTCGCCCTCCTGCTGGTGGGAGTGGCCGTGCTCATCTTCGGCTTCGTGCTCGGGCTCGGGGCGGCCGCGATCGCAGGCGGCGCCCTGCTCGTGCTCGCGCTCGGCCTGCAGCTGCTCTACCCCCGGATGCTGCGCCGCGGGCGTTGA
- a CDS encoding PAC2 family protein: MPGADGSDHSGHPDPQDVPTPADDARSSPGRIAVAAFSGWNDAGEAATGAIEHLLEVWPHRHLATVASEEYVDFQVNRPLLTTREDGTRVIEWPDTELDLVTPPRGPEIVVVRGPEPSTRWRTFCAEVIELLIRHDVSTVVTLGALLADAPHTRPLPVSSSDEPDLDEPAGEDAYEGPIGVPSVLGRMAVTAQLRAVTVWAQVPHYVSQNPSPKAVLALVRELQREIASPVPLGDLEEEAAAWQRGVDELARTDPDVAEYVQRLERAQDAAELPDATGDAIAREFEQFLRRRRDEE, from the coding sequence ATGCCAGGTGCGGACGGCTCGGACCACTCCGGCCACCCGGATCCCCAGGACGTGCCGACCCCCGCGGACGACGCCCGCTCCTCGCCCGGTCGCATCGCGGTCGCGGCGTTCAGCGGCTGGAACGATGCGGGCGAGGCGGCGACCGGGGCGATCGAGCACCTGCTCGAGGTCTGGCCCCACCGTCATCTCGCGACCGTCGCCTCCGAGGAGTACGTCGACTTCCAGGTCAACCGTCCTCTGCTCACCACGCGCGAGGACGGCACCCGGGTGATCGAATGGCCCGACACCGAGCTCGACCTGGTGACGCCGCCGCGCGGACCGGAGATCGTCGTGGTCCGCGGGCCGGAGCCCTCGACCCGGTGGCGCACCTTCTGCGCCGAGGTGATCGAGCTGCTGATCCGCCACGACGTGTCGACGGTCGTCACGCTCGGCGCGCTGCTCGCCGACGCCCCGCACACGCGTCCCCTGCCGGTGTCGTCGTCCGACGAGCCGGATCTGGACGAGCCCGCGGGCGAGGACGCCTACGAGGGGCCGATCGGGGTGCCCTCGGTGCTCGGCCGGATGGCGGTGACCGCGCAGCTGCGGGCCGTCACGGTGTGGGCGCAGGTCCCCCACTACGTCTCGCAGAATCCCTCGCCCAAGGCGGTGCTCGCGCTCGTGCGGGAGCTCCAGCGCGAGATCGCCTCCCCCGTCCCGCTCGGCGACCTCGAGGAGGAGGCCGCGGCGTGGCAGCGCGGCGTCGACGAGCTCGCCCGCACCGATCCCGACGTCGCCGAGTACGTGCAGCGGCTCGAGCGCGCGCAGGACGCGGCCGAGCTCCCGGACGCGACGGGCGACGCGATCGCCCGCGAGTTCGAGCAATTCCTGCGGCGCCGCCGCGACGAGGAGTGA
- a CDS encoding Gfo/Idh/MocA family protein encodes MDLRVGIIGTGGISHAHAPGWTEIGAERHCYSVAGAPAFAERFGATVHDTLESLLSAVDVVDVCTPTATHPELVHAALDAGLHVVCEKPLALTGEDAHAMVEHAERAGLRLLPAHVVRYFPQYAAARRAVDEHRIGRPAVLRFERTGSFPTQPWFGDESQSGGIVMDQMIHDIDQALWFAGPATSVHARQSVAPSTDTVRTAHVILTHASGAISHCRGLWGAPGTAFRYTFDIAGETGRLRYDSAADAGIEFDAVAAARRDTGDGFLPDVETMRSPYVEEIVEFAAGAGARVTAADGARAVDVSRAALESLHTGRSVACR; translated from the coding sequence ATGGACCTGCGTGTCGGCATCATCGGGACGGGCGGGATCTCGCACGCCCATGCCCCCGGCTGGACCGAGATCGGCGCCGAGCGGCACTGCTACAGCGTCGCGGGCGCCCCGGCGTTCGCGGAGCGCTTCGGCGCGACGGTGCACGACACGCTCGAGAGCCTCCTGTCGGCGGTCGACGTCGTGGACGTCTGCACTCCGACCGCGACGCACCCCGAGCTCGTGCACGCGGCCCTCGACGCCGGTCTGCACGTCGTCTGCGAGAAGCCGCTCGCCCTCACGGGCGAGGACGCGCACGCCATGGTCGAGCACGCCGAGCGGGCGGGCCTGCGGCTGCTGCCCGCCCACGTGGTGCGCTACTTCCCGCAGTACGCCGCCGCCCGGCGGGCCGTCGACGAGCACCGGATCGGCAGGCCCGCGGTGCTGCGCTTCGAGCGCACCGGGTCCTTCCCGACCCAGCCGTGGTTCGGCGACGAGTCGCAGTCGGGCGGCATCGTGATGGACCAGATGATCCACGACATCGACCAGGCCCTGTGGTTCGCGGGTCCGGCGACGAGCGTGCACGCCCGCCAGTCCGTCGCCCCGTCCACCGACACGGTGCGCACGGCCCACGTGATCCTGACCCACGCCTCGGGGGCGATCAGCCATTGCCGCGGTCTGTGGGGCGCCCCCGGCACGGCGTTCCGCTACACCTTCGACATCGCGGGGGAGACCGGGCGGCTCCGGTACGACTCCGCGGCGGACGCGGGCATCGAGTTCGATGCGGTCGCCGCCGCCCGCCGGGACACGGGCGACGGGTTCCTGCCCGACGTCGAGACGATGCGCAGCCCGTACGTCGAGGAGATCGTCGAGTTCGCCGCGGGCGCCGGCGCCCGGGTGACGGCCGCCGACGGGGCACGCGCGGTCGACGTCTCGCGAGCGGCCCTGGAATCCCTGCACACCGGACGGAGCGTCGCATGCCGCTGA
- a CDS encoding DUF5703 family protein has protein sequence MPDLPVEKGRTSEDYEYQIVTIPRRESLASVRSNLAEQAEYGRWELARTRVYIGGEKKVWLRRRIIRVRSTLDAVDLF, from the coding sequence ATGCCGGATCTGCCGGTCGAGAAGGGCCGCACCTCGGAGGACTACGAGTACCAGATCGTGACGATCCCCCGCCGGGAGTCCCTCGCGTCGGTGCGCTCGAACCTCGCCGAGCAGGCCGAGTACGGGCGCTGGGAGCTCGCCCGGACACGGGTGTACATCGGCGGCGAGAAGAAGGTGTGGCTGCGCCGGAGGATCATCCGGGTGCGCTCGACGCTCGACGCCGTCGACCTGTTCTGA
- a CDS encoding prepilin peptidase → MAALPLLAVVALLVVYAPHAVALSVVDVREHRLPNRLVGSLTASVLLVLAATAALAAPARPAVLFAIAIGLVAALVGLAIAAVGPQLLGMGDAKTAPAALATSAALGWDVLVAALLGIAVVGGAVGIVLLAATRDASARFAYGPVLLSAPLLGLVGAPFVRAALGAG, encoded by the coding sequence GTGGCCGCCCTGCCCCTGCTCGCCGTCGTCGCGCTGCTCGTCGTGTACGCGCCGCACGCGGTCGCGCTCTCGGTCGTCGACGTGCGCGAGCACCGGCTGCCCAACCGCCTCGTGGGGAGCCTCACCGCGAGCGTGCTGCTCGTGCTCGCTGCGACGGCCGCTCTCGCGGCGCCCGCGCGCCCGGCGGTGCTGTTCGCGATCGCGATCGGGCTGGTCGCGGCGCTCGTGGGTCTCGCGATCGCGGCGGTCGGCCCGCAGCTGCTCGGCATGGGCGATGCCAAGACGGCGCCCGCGGCGCTCGCGACGAGCGCGGCCCTGGGCTGGGACGTGCTCGTCGCGGCCCTGCTGGGCATCGCGGTGGTCGGCGGGGCGGTCGGGATCGTGCTGCTCGCGGCCACCCGGGACGCGAGCGCGCGCTTCGCCTACGGGCCCGTGCTGCTCTCCGCTCCCCTGCTCGGCCTGGTCGGCGCCCCGTTCGTGCGCGCCGCGCTCGGGGCGGGGTGA
- a CDS encoding DNA primase, producing MNTDPRTALAALINALERHYEASAASRGDDDPALDAATEQLTTAFDAYDDALFEAYDVATPLIVFDGDDEDDEEDDDEFDDFDDLDDEDDDLDDDELEDDDDFDDEDDDDQR from the coding sequence ATGAACACGGATCCGCGGACCGCCCTCGCAGCCCTGATCAACGCCCTCGAGCGCCACTACGAGGCGAGCGCCGCCTCGCGCGGGGACGACGACCCCGCGCTCGACGCGGCGACCGAGCAGCTGACGACCGCGTTCGACGCCTACGACGACGCCCTCTTCGAGGCGTACGACGTGGCGACCCCCCTGATCGTCTTCGACGGCGACGACGAGGACGATGAGGAGGACGACGACGAGTTCGACGACTTCGACGATCTGGACGACGAGGACGACGACCTCGACGACGACGAGCTCGAGGACGATGACGACTTCGACGACGAGGACGACGACGACCAGCGCTGA
- a CDS encoding tRNA (adenine-N1)-methyltransferase gives MTSPAGDPSHPSAATAPGAAAETTLASPETAPVGPRLDRTGPFVVGDKVQLADAKNRLHTITLKDGGQFHSHRGVLHHDLLIGAEDGTVVEDSQGTRYQALRPLYSDYMLSMPRGAAIIYPKDSAQILMWGDIFPGARVLEAGVGSGGLTTALLRAVGPDGSVHSIERRGEFAEVARENVETYFGGPHPAWTLSLGDFQDTALELAADGPCADRVVLDMLAPWECVDAAATALVSGGVFLAYVATVTQLSRTAEALRDHGEFTEPSAWESFVRPWHLEGLAVRPEHRMNAHTGFLLTARRAAHGVQALTRSRRPAPGSQLAEELAHPDNDGFGGSDTTWTAEDLGERGVTPRKVKRALRDIRQGRDR, from the coding sequence ATGACCTCACCTGCCGGCGACCCCTCGCACCCGTCCGCCGCGACCGCCCCGGGCGCCGCCGCGGAGACGACCCTCGCGTCGCCCGAGACCGCGCCTGTCGGCCCCCGCCTCGACCGCACCGGACCCTTCGTCGTCGGCGACAAGGTCCAGCTCGCCGACGCCAAGAACCGGCTGCACACGATCACCCTCAAGGACGGCGGCCAGTTCCACAGCCATCGCGGCGTGCTCCACCACGACCTGCTGATCGGCGCGGAGGACGGCACCGTCGTCGAGGACTCCCAGGGCACCCGGTACCAGGCGCTGCGCCCCCTCTACAGCGACTACATGCTGTCGATGCCGCGCGGCGCCGCGATCATCTACCCCAAGGACAGCGCCCAGATCCTCATGTGGGGGGACATCTTCCCCGGCGCCCGCGTGCTCGAGGCCGGCGTCGGCTCGGGCGGCCTGACCACCGCGCTGCTGCGCGCCGTCGGCCCGGACGGCAGCGTGCACTCGATCGAGCGCCGCGGCGAGTTCGCCGAGGTCGCCCGCGAGAACGTCGAGACCTACTTCGGCGGACCGCACCCCGCGTGGACCCTGAGCCTCGGCGACTTCCAGGACACCGCCCTCGAGCTCGCCGCCGACGGCCCGTGCGCCGACCGCGTCGTGCTCGACATGCTCGCCCCGTGGGAGTGCGTCGACGCCGCCGCGACGGCGCTCGTCTCGGGCGGGGTGTTCCTCGCCTACGTCGCCACGGTCACCCAGCTCTCGCGCACCGCCGAGGCCCTGCGCGACCACGGCGAGTTCACCGAGCCGTCCGCGTGGGAGTCGTTCGTGCGGCCGTGGCACCTCGAAGGGCTCGCCGTGCGCCCCGAGCACCGCATGAACGCGCACACGGGGTTCCTGCTGACCGCGCGCCGTGCCGCCCACGGCGTCCAGGCGCTCACCCGCAGCCGGCGCCCCGCCCCCGGCTCCCAGCTCGCCGAGGAGCTCGCCCACCCCGACAACGACGGCTTCGGCGGCTCGGACACGACCTGGACCGCGGAGGACCTGGGGGAGCGGGGCGTAACCCCCCGCAAGGTCAAGCGGGCCCTGCGCGACATCCGCCAGGGCCGCGACCGCTGA